A genome region from Arachis duranensis cultivar V14167 chromosome 8, aradu.V14167.gnm2.J7QH, whole genome shotgun sequence includes the following:
- the LOC107461137 gene encoding protein MAIN-LIKE 1-like — translation MPFGECTITLQDVAYQLGLPVDGHYVSGCVTDFHVYIQGDRQAWQGFQELLGVLPPPSQIQKFAVSCSWFQETFGECPEGTDEATVRRFARAYIMMLLGTQLFADKSGNRIHIRWLPYMARLEEMGGYSWGSAALAWLYRCMCRVANKHVVKLAWPLQLLQSWIFWRFPRFWSDGFDSFSWPLASRWSGYNPDVSEKGPRVQMTRLRIDMLQPKDVIYMDAI, via the exons ATGCCATTCGGGGAGTGCACCATCACACTTCAGGACGTGGCATACCAGTTGGGGTTACCAGTAGATGGACATTATGTCAGCGGTTGCGTTACAGATTTCCACGTATACATACAGGGTGACCGGCAAGCTTGGCAGGGGTTCCAGGAGTTGCTCGGTGTGTTACCTCCCCCGAGCCAAATTCAAAAGTTCGCTGTGAGCTGCAGCTGGTTCCAGGAGACTTTTGGAGAGTGCCCCGAGGGGACCGATGAGGCGACAGTTAGGCGCTTTGCCCGTGCCTATATCATGATGTTGTTGGGCACCCAGCTGTTTGCCGACAAGTCTGGCAATCGTATTCACATCAGATGGCTACCGTACATGGCTAGACTTGAGGAGATGGGTGGATACAGTTGGGGGTCAGCGGCGCTTGCATGGTTGTACCGGTGTATGTGCCGAGTGGCCAACAAACATGTCGTGAAGTTAGCTTGGCCATTACAGTTACTTCAGTCTTGGATCTTTTGGCGGTTTCCTAGATTTTGGTCTGATGGGTTTGATTCGTTTAGCTGGCCCCTGGCATCCAG GTGGTCAGGTTACAATCCTGACGTTAGCGAGAAGGGACCTCGGGTGCAGATGACTCGGCTGAGGATCGACATGTTACAGCCTAAGGATGTGA TTTATATGGATGCTATATAG